From the Eptesicus fuscus isolate TK198812 chromosome 19, DD_ASM_mEF_20220401, whole genome shotgun sequence genome, the window TTCGTTGGCCAGGCGCATCTTCTTGCGCTGCGTGCCCACCtcgccgcccagctgctccaggaacCAGCGAAGCTTCGGCTCGTCCTTGAGCCAGCCCCGCAGCGTGCCGCCGGGCACGCCGAAGTCGCGGCACACGCTGGCCTGCCGCTCGCCACCCTTGACGCGCTCGATGGCCTGCAGCTTGTCCTTGATGGAGTAGGCCTTTCGGAAGGCCATCTTCACGGCCACGCGGGGCCGcgcggcgggggccggggccggggcgggggcgggaggccgCGGCGTCTGCGCAGGGCGCCCGGGCGGGGCGTGGCGGCCgcgcggcggggccgggccagccagagGGCCGGTGGGGTACATGGAGGCGGCGGTGGGGGCGCCGCAGCCAgaagcccggccggccggccgcgcggggcggggcggggcgctgggggcggggctgactgCGGCCCTCCCTTTTGTCTCCCTGGCTCAGGGGAGTGCGGGGGGCGGTGCAGGCAAgcttgccccgcccccagcgtCCCTAGGACCCGCCCCCGTgcgtccccccgccccgccccccgtgcgTCACGCAGCGCGTGCTGGCCGGTCAGTTCCGCCCCATCGCGACGAGTCCATTGAGCCCACAGCGGAGGGGGGCCGGGTGCGCGGAGGTCCGGTTCCCAGCCGTTTGCTCCGGCTCCTCCGGGGAAGGACACGCTGCGTGGGGGTCTCCCTCTGGCTTCCGTCTCTGCAGCCGCGGGGAGGGTCGCGGGGCGGAccccggcggcggggcggggcgggcgcacgAACCGCTTCCCCTGCGTCTTCGGCAGCGTCGCGTGGTCGGCCCCGCGGCCTCATTTCCCGTGCGCGGCCCGGCGGCCCTCTCTCCTCAGCCGTCCCGCGCCCCGAGCTCTCGTCTCTGGTCGCCGCGTCCTTGGCTGGCGTGTGAGTACCGAGGCCCGCGCCGAAGCCGCCGCGCCTGCCGGGAGGccccaggggcaggggacaggcgGCCCGGGCGGCTCCGCGCCGCCAGGGGCCCGGGCGCCAGTGCCGGCCTGGGGGCGGTGGGCCAAGTGCGGCTCCCGGGCCCGGCGCAGAGAGGCggggcccgcgggccacgtggCCGCCCGGAGCGCGGCGGGGTGCGGGGCGCCGCTTGGGCCCAGCCCGGGTGGGTGGCCGGCGTCCGCCCCGCTGTGGCCGGGCCCGTGGACCTTCCGTCCAGCACGTGTCCACTGAGCCCTCGCCGCGCCGGCCCACCCTCCTAGGAACCGAGGCGGCTCCCGAGAGCGGGAAGGAGTGAGGACGTGACCGCCGAGCGACCGACACACACTGGTCCTCCGAGCGTGACCCGGGTCTTGACCTGGATCAGGAGTCCGGCCGGAGGCGCACCTGACGGCAGTCTTGGAAGCGGCGCCTTGGTTACAAGTGGGCGCTTCCCTGAGGAGGAGCGAgaggctccggccggagccgtGGGCGGAGTGGGAGGGGACCCACGGCGGCCACACgttaggggttccagaaggaaggCCGCCCTGGCGCAGGGGGGTGGTCCCTGCCTGCGGGGGAGCCGTGGAGGTGGAcccgggcctggcctggggcGGGGAAGAGCGGCTTGGCCAGGGGACTGCGGCGGGAGCAGCTGTGCCGGCCTGGGCTCCCGAGCCAGGACAGGGCTGGCTCCGGTGCGAGCCTGTCCTCCCGAGCCTCCTGCGGACAGAGTGTCCCGAGGAAGTGCCTTCTCAGAGCGCCTGGCACACACTCCGGGGAGCGGGCTGGCGGTGCTGCCTTCCTCCTGGGgagcggcggggggagggcagcgtTCAGCACTGGCGGGCAAGCTTGCCTGACTGGTGATTTTGCAAATGGTAACTTGAAGGTGAtgtttgaaaaagataaaaaaaaaaaaaatacgtcCAGAGTGTCACGTGCTAGTGCCGGCATTTCGGCGGCTGCAGGCTGGAAACGCGGGCCTGAGCTGGTGTTTTGAGATGACGTGTGAGttggcagtgggtggcagctTGACATTGATGCAAAGTACAGGCATTGGAGACAGATCCCCAACTCCTCACCACCTCGGAGCCTTTCCCTttcccactcccagctcccagctatGTACGAGGCCTGGACACGCACACACATGTGATGTGTACATAGAAGGGTGGAAGCATGTGTGACTCCTAGAGCTGCCCCAGGGAAGGGCCTGGCTGGTCAGCTGAGACCACACCCCCACCAGCTGTGGTGCTGGAGGCGGGGCCTAGGGTGGGGTAGCATGCAGGCActgtgaggcctgggggtgcAGGGCCTCAGGACAGGTTGGCATTTTTCCGTGGGGCCGAACTACCCAGGAGTCGGGTCAGAAAGCTTCTGAGTAGGAGTTGGGTCTGTGGAGCGCCCCCAAAGGAGGAAAAGGGCATCCTGTCTGCCTCCTGTCCACGCAGCTGCCCCACCGCTTGGCTGTTCTAAAACATCAAGGCTTCCTGCCACTGCAGACAGCTCCATCGTGCAGCGCTGGTTCCAGCCGCGCCAGCCAGGGCCCCGTGGAAAGCCGAGCTGCCCACAGATCCCAGCCCCACGCACCTCACACCTGCTCATGCCATTCCCACTTCCcgtggaaggggaagggaggccttgaCCCCTGGGTGTACAGTGTGGAGCGCCCGTGTGACTACAGTGGGGTGATGTGGGAAAGGGcttccaggggcaggggcaggggaggggcccctCCCTGAAACCTTCCTCACTAGCCCAGCACCTGGGCACAGCTCTGAGGCCACGCCCTCAGCTTCCTGTAGGACCCTCCCGAAGCAGCGTCCTGGGCAGGGGGCTGCTGCCGTGTGATGTGTGCAGCCGAGTGTGTGGGCTCCCCGGACGTCAGGCTGAGAATGTCACCAAGGGGGGGGTCACCTCTAACCAGGACCAGCTGCTGTGTGGGCGCCTTTGCCCCTGGGCCTGGTGGCCAGGCAGGGCGTCCCTCGGGCCCCCCAAACCGTGGGCCTGCAGAACTCGGGCAGCTTGGCGGGGCGGTGCCTCCTTTACGGGGAGGTGTCCGTGTGcctcatgggggaggggaggaccacAGTGGGGGAGTCAGCAGCCAGCGCGGCTCAAGGCCATTCTCGCCCTGGCTGTGGCGCTGGCGAGTGCGGCCGCTGCTGCCTGGTGACCCTCAGGCCAGCACTTCCTGCCCGCAGCCCAGCCCCGCTCCTTCCTGGGAGCTGTAGGTGTGCGTGCTTCTCAAAGGGAAGTGTCGCGCCTCCCAAGTGGCTTTTCTGCCCGGAGACACGGGCGTTTGGTGGGGAGGCCGCATGGAACGCAGGCCATCGGGAGCCGGGTGTCCAGGAAGGAGAGGTGGGCCCTGCATCGCTCAGCTGTCCTGGGGGATCAGGCCGCAGAGCAGGGGCCTGGGACGTCCCTGTGGGCgctctgccccccccactgggccaggctctggggtgCTGCTCTTGGCAGGAGtgccctctccccagagccaccgGCCACCCTCACCTCAGGCTGGGCAATGGGTGTGGCGCCTGCTGAGGCCTGTGCCCTCCGCAGGCCAGCTGCTCCCCTTGGTCCCGTTCTTGTCAGTGGGCCCCACAGGGCGCCTGGTGTGTCCCTGTCTGGCAGGGACCTGGGCGGCAGAGCGTCTTCTGGAGACGGTGGCGGGTTCTTGGGGCTCTAGCACTGCGGGGAGGTCTCGCTGTCTGTGACGAGGGCCGTGCACAGCTGGCTGACCCAGCTCCTGGGGTGCAGCCCCCGGGCTGGCTGTCCCATCTGGGATGCGCTGACAGCCCTGtcctgggctcagggcagggagACTGTCCCCGAAACAGCACTCTGGTGACTAAAACCCGCGGCGTGGGCCTCGTCATCTTGTTCTGCATCCCtcagcggcgggggcgggggcgggggcggggctgtgctGGGCTCCCCTCCAAGCTCCAGGTGGACAGTGGGGCTCAGGCCCCCGCAAAGCAGATGGGGGGGTGCTCAGGTGGTGCCTCCCAGGAACTGCCCGCTCCGGTGTGACGGTGCCTGAGCCGGGAGAGCTGGTCTCCTCCTGGGACGTCGGTGGTGGGTCTCTGGTGCTCATCTCTGCTCCTCCAGCAAACTCGCCGCACGCCGCCTCAGCGAGCAGCTCTGGAAGGGCCCTCAGCCTCTGGGCCGCTGTCTGCCTGCTCTAACCTTGCTGCTTTCTCTCCATGCTGCCCTAGGAGGTCAGAGTGAAAGTAAGTACGCCTGCTCCTGCCCGCGCTCCCGGCACCTGAGCGGGAGCCCCTGTAGCGGCCCGGCCCCTTCATCCTGCTCCGCACCCCCCAGGGCCTCCCTGGCAGAGCCCCGCCCACCTCCGGAGCTGCCCTCGCCTCAGGCCTCGTGCCGAGTTGGGGCGTCCAGAGAACTGGCTTCCCCTCCCCTGAGCTGTGGCCACCAGAGCCCTGAGCACAGCCTGGTCTGGTGTCGGGGGCCCAGGAAGTGTGGAGGCCAGGGTCTGGCAGGGCTTGGGCACTAGGGGCCAGGCATCAGAGAGGTCAGAGGGCACATAAGCCCTGCCTGGTCATCCTGCTGCCCCGTCAGGGACAGGGAGTGATGTCACAAtgccctgcctcctgggcacagctcctgcctcccaccactgcctctgccGCCAGCCTGGCCTTGGTAAGTGCTGCCGCCAGCCTGGGCAGGGAGGTGCCAGGGGACGGCCCCTACACCTCGCTGGGACCTCGTGAGAGGTCTGTGGCATGTGCCGTTAAAGGCCCCCCAATGTACCCCTGCAGGGGATAAAGGGGGACGCTCCCCAGAGTGCTCGGCAGGTGCGGGGTGTGGTCCACATGTCCATGGGGTAGCTGAGTCCGGTTTCACTTCTGCTGGGTGTTAGGAAGGGCCGTGGGTTCCcggtgaggaggggaagggggctccCGGCTGAGAGGTGGCCCTGCCTCTGGAGACCTTGCCTCCGAGTCTGAGGGCCCTGCCTGGCGCTGTGGGCCACTGGGTCGACGGTTGCTTAGGCTCCACCAGTGcccacaggcagggacaggagggGTGTCCTGAGGGAGGGCTGCTCAGCCCTGGCAAGCTGGCATTGGGTGCTGGTCAGGAGGCCTGCTCTGCTTTGGGGAGCAGGGACCCCCCGCAGGGCTTTCTGGGCCCGAGCTGCTCCCCGCCAGGCGCTGCGGGGCCCAGACCCCTCTGTTCTTGCCTCAGGTTTCTGGTCTGGTCCACAGAGAGCCAGCCACCTTTCCACAGCACCACGTCTGGCAGcagagcgggggggggagggaggtcgtTGCCATGAGGGCAGCAGACAACGAAGGTCACCTCCATGCAGATGGAGGGGCTCAGAGCCCCCAtccacctcccactgccccacTGATGGTGCCCCTTACACCACGATGGGCCTCCGAGACCGCCGTGCTTCCTTCAACACCGGTGCCTCAGGAGGTGGCCGGGCGTGGCGCAGGCACAGGCCGTCCAGTTACAGTTTCAGACCAACAGCGAGTAACTGTCCCGTGTAAGCGAGCCTCCGTGTCTCGTGGGACAGGCTTACTGCGAGGGTGTTCACGCGGGGTCAGATGGGGGAGCGCGCTGGTTCGCCGGCATCCTGTCGGGATTCTAAGAAAAGGTTCCCGAGGTTTGGAAGCGTCTCCTCTAGACCCCTTTGGAGAGCGTGGTGCATGCTGGGTTAGAAAAGTTTTGCAGCTAAAAGAACACAagtcctcacacacacacccgtgtGTTATTCACGTCCTGCTCTACTGAGGTCCCTGCGGGGTTGACCTGGGGTCCTGCCTGGTGCCTGGTGGCCCCCCTTGGGAAGCGTCCACAGGCTCCTCCGGTGCCAGCCAggctctgggggcgggggggggggcactggcagcgggcgcTGTGCTCACCGCCTTCTTGTGCTTGCTTTTACTGCTGCGCGAAGATGAGGAGCGGGAAGGCCTCCTGTGCCCTGGAGACCGTCTGGGAGGACAAGCAGAAGCATGGGGAGGCTGAGCGGCCCTTCCAGGAGCACCAGGCCATGCGCGCCCCCGccgctgcccagccgctcccggctCCGGTGCCCGCCGTGAACGGGCCGGGGCCGGAGGACACCGGGGAGGCCGAGGCCGCGGCCGGCAGCAGGGGCAGTCCCCGGAGGAGCCATCCCGGGCGGCAGCCCCTGCAGAAGAGGAAGCGCTCCCCGAAGAGCCGGCTGGGCAGGGCGGACCTGGCCCTCGTGGGCCTCTCGGCCGACCACGTCTGGCTGGAGAAGCCGCTTTTCGACCAGGCGGAGAGCTCCTACCGTCAGAGGCTGGCAGACTTGGCTGCCCAGGCAGCCCGGCCACCGGCGCTGGCCCCCAGGGGTCCTTGCACCCATGGAAGCCAGGTGGCCTGCCACCATGTGACCTGGGGCATCTGGGTCAACAAGTCTGCCTTTGACCAGGCCGAGCGGGCGTTTGTGGAATGGTCTCAGGCTCTGCTGCTGGCCACCGAGGGGAGCAGCGGGCAGGGGGCTCCTGACAGGGGCCAGCGGGCAccggccttggccctggccctcaCCCACCAGCCTCGCTCACCAGCCAATGGCCAGCCCCCGCTGGGCAGCCTGCAGGCGCTGGTGCGGGAGGTGTGGCTGGACAAGCCCCGCTACGACGCAGCCGAGAGGGGCTTCTACGAGGCCCTGTTCGACGGCCACCCCCCCGGGAAGGTGCGCCTGCAGGAGCGAGCCAGCCAGGCCGAGAATGCCAAGCGGGCCCGCAGAGACCGGAGGGCCCGCAACGCCACGGGAAGCAAGCGGGCTGAGCTGAGGCGGGCCGAGGGGGGCGTCCCTTCGTCTGCCCTGCCCTACTGGTACTTCCTGCACAAGGATGCGGAGCCGCCCTGGCTCAGCAAGCCCACCTACGACAGTGCGGAGTGCCGCCACCACGCTGCCGAGGCCCTGCGCGTGGCCTGGCGCCTCGAATCCACGGCTCTGGTGCACCGACCCAGTGCCCGCTCTGGCCCATCCATGTCCAGCCTGAGACCCAAGTAGGAGAAACGTGCTGGATGGGTGCCTGGGCTGGGGCCGCGTgcaccccctccctgtccctgccccgcgAGCTCTTCCCGAGACCCCTGGACCCGCTCAGTGGGGTGCGGGAGTGGGTTAGGCGGTGCAGCCTCCAGGGTCACGAGGCTCAGGGCTGAGTGCCCCGTGCAGGGTGTTCTTGTCGGGAAACTCCTCGGGAGCATCGGAGGCCCCGGCTCCTGGGCCCACCGGGCCCCACTCGTGGCCAGTCGTTGGTCTGAGTCTGAAGGATGCGCCCGGCAAGGCAGACTTCCGGCCTGGTGGCCCGGGGCCTCCTCCAGGACAGCTCCCTCAGTGCAGCCATGGTCTCTGGAGGGCAGGTCAGGGGTCTGGCCAGGTGGTGCTTGGGGAGCATCCAGTGCCTGGCCAGGAAAGGGGTTCCCAGGCAGGTGGGCAAAGACTGGACGCTAGGGGCcctgtggggcgggggcggggcccaggccgGGCCAGTGGGACGTGCAGAGGCACCAGGGAAGGTCTCCAAGGAAGGGGTGCCCGCCTGGCCCCCGATTCCCGGTGGGAGCCCCTTTGCTCTGCCCCTCTGAAGGGTTGATCTGATGGGTTGACAGGACTGGCCTCGTGAGGGACAGGCCACGGCCCATCGCGGAGGAGGGGGGCATGGGGCCGAAACCGAGTTCATGGAGCTGGCTTTCCATGGGGGAGACCCACTTCCTCTTGTCAGCAAGAGGGCACTTGAAGACTTGGGTTCCTGGGCACAGAGAACGGGTGGGGTGAGGCGCAAGAGGGCTCTGTCTGGGCAGCTGCCCACCTCGTCGGGCTGGGGGAAGGCAGCAGAGGGGCGTCTGCCCAGGCAGTATGGGTACAGGCGACGACGGGCTGGGCGTGGCTCGGGCCCTAGTGGGTCTAGCGCAGTAGTTCTCAGACTCACTGACCTTGGAACCCCAGGGAGCTTTTGTTTTACCTGTGGGTTCCTCCACACGAGCAGAGGTGCTGCTGGGGTGCGCTGGAAACATGGCGAGCTTGTTGCACGCTGATGGGCATTTTCGTGAGAAACCGTTTTCCTGTGAGAAGATCGCTGAGCAGGCGGCCTCGTTCCACACGTGAGATCTGTAGTGTCTGCTCGGTAGGAGGCAGGGGCATCCCCCTGCCTGTGTTCAGATGTGAGTGTTGTCTGACCCACATCCAGCTCTGCACTGAGTGTGCTTGGGAAAGGGGGCCTCGGCATCCCCAGAAGTTCTTGGCCAGCTGAGAGCCGCTGGTCTGGGACCGTGGCCTGTGCACAGAGGGAGCCGCGTGGCAGTGGGAACAGGTGGTGTGGAGGGGGGTTCCCTGCTCTGCCGTggggcctggaggcctggtctCCCAGGCACTGGGCGGCGACCCTGCACCCTTGGCATCTGGGCCGCGAGAAGGGGcctgtgcaggccaggctgtcagcctccctttcctcccagcAGGAAAATGGCCACAAACTTCCTGGTGCACGAGAAGATCTGGTTCGACAAGTTCAAATACGACGATGCAGAAAGGAAGTTCTACGAGCAGATGAACGGGCCTGTGACTGGCTCCTCGCGCCAGGTGAGGGCTGTGCGTGGGGCGCTGGGAGGCTCTGCCCAAGTGCTGGAGGTGGGGTCTGTGGAGGGTCCGGCTGCTCCTGGGGTGCGGGGTCTGCTCCTCTCAGCACGAGGCCGCTGGGAGCACAGCGCACGCAAGCCTGGGGGCCGAGGCCACGGCGGCAGGGCTCCACCTCGCGCATCTCGCTGCCCCGCTGAGCTTCCGTCCTGCACGTCACTTCCTCTATCTCCACAGGAGGGACGTAgggttcctattttttttttgaaattataaaaatttttaatgaaagaaaagacTGGTTCTTTCTGCACTGTCTGCAGGAGAACGGCGCAAGCGTGATCCTCCGGGACATTGCGAGAGCCAGAGAGAACATCCAGAAATCCCTGGCCGGAGTGAGTACCGCGGCCGAGCACCCAGGCTGGCGCTGCCGCCGCCCTCGTGCCACAGCGCATGACTTTCCCCAGAGCCGCTGCGGGCTTTGCCCTTGAAGCAAAGCCAGGGCGAGGCTGCTGCCCAGGCGCGGACTGGGCCCAGACCACAGCAACGCTTCCCCTGCCTCCTCGCTGTGCTGCTCGCCTGCTTGCTGGCGCTCAGCTGGGTCTCCCTccttcactccctctccctcagccctccttctgcttgctctgtgctaAGGGaagcctcctgccctcctgggccTTGACCTCCCCAGAGGTCACAGGGTTCACAGGGAGTGGAGTTCAAATCACAGAATGAGCACCATCTTGAGTttgaggcccaggcaggggccCTGCAACCCAGCTCACTTCCTGGTCCCCAGATGGGACCGTGGCCACCTctgtccctgcctggctgggaggTGTGTCCCTAGGAGGCGGCGGACCTACTGGTCCACCTTCCTGGCCAGAGGACCCGGGCCTCTTTCTCCCCTGGGACATGGGAGTGTCCTGGCCCTGAAGGCCAAGCGTCCGCACAGCTGTGCTCCTTTGGAGCCTCCAGGGGGCATCATTTCCgcctttttcagcttctagaagctgcccACTCCTTGGCCTGTGGCTCCTCGCCAGCAGTTCATGACCTGCTCTTGTCacatctcctctccctgcctctctctcctgtgGACCTGGGGGGTGAcgctgggcccacctggataatccggGGTCACCTCCCATCTCCCCTACCTCATCAcgtctgcaaagtcccttttgccatatgAGTCACCTGCCTGCACAGCTGGTTCGGGTAtactggctgctggccacaggctgggcagccccaggcagGTGTCCCCTGGGAAGCggtgccactgccagctgcccagctggccctgcaTTGGGCGTGGCCCCTACTTGCCTTGCCTTCTACCTTACCCGGGTGAGCCAGGCAGACACAGGCCCTGGTGGCATGAGGTCTTTGCACCCAGgaggctcttcctcctcccaccctcaggcCTGGCTGTGGTGGCCAGCTGCTGGGTCCTGGTCTTTGGGGGACAGCTGTGGTGTGCTGCTGGGGCTTGGGTCACAAAGCACCACGGACCACAGCGTAAGCGTCATTTGATTTTCTCACAGTCTGAAGGCTGGAGTCCAAGacaaaggtgtgggcagggctggttccttccaAGGCGCACTCTTTGGCCTGCAGATGGCTGTTTCTCCCCTTGTCTGCATCCTCTTGCCTCTGTGTGTCCTATGAGGACACCAGCCAGTGGGCTAGGACCACCCTAACGACCTCAGTGTGACGGAGTCGCCCCGTAGAGGCCCTGCTCCAGAGCTTTGGGTGTGAGTTCATGCTGGGGTGGGGCGGACGGAGTCGGCGGGGCGAGGGCATAGTCTTATGGAGAGGACTGGTGACGTGCAGGGCTGGCACCAGTGACCTGCTGTCTTCCCACCTCTTACGTGTCGTGCAGCAGGGCTCGAGGCGCCAGCCTGCTGCCAGGACCCCGTTCACTTGTTCCCAGCACTAACCCCTGGGAGAGGAGCCTACGGAGCTGGGGCCGGATGAGTGTGATCCAGGCCATCGGAGGTCTTAGAGAGAATGGCGTGGGGGCTACGGCTGGCGGTGGCGTCTGAAACTCGGGTGTGGGCGGTCCAACGGGAGCTGTCCTGCCTGGAGACCTTGAGCCTGTCCTTGGTCTGGGGGTGTAGAGCAGTGGCTTGTCCTATGGCTGCTTGGGTGGGCCTCAGGCCAAGGTCTTTATCCTGATTGGACACTGGAGGAGGGACAGTGGCCCAGGGAAAGGGCCAGGTGCACCGTGTCCCCAAAGCCGTTCCACTCGTGCGTGACTCAGGCTTGAGCTGTGGCACCCTGTGGGTGAGCTCCCTGGGCAGCACTGTGTGGGTCTGACAGGCCAGCGCCCTCCAGCACAGACTTAGTGAGCCAGGCGCCGTGCTGGCTGCTGGGGGGCTGCCCTGTGCTcgtgcaggctccttcctggcccccgGGCC encodes:
- the EEF1D gene encoding elongation factor 1-delta isoform X3; the encoded protein is MRSGKASCALETVWEDKQKHGEAERPFQEHQAMRAPAAAQPLPAPVPAVNGPGPEDTGEAEAAAGSRGSPRRSHPGRQPLQKRKRSPKSRLGRADLALVGLSADHVWLEKPLFDQAESSYRQRLADLAAQAARPPALAPRGPCTHGSQVACHHVTWGIWVNKSAFDQAERAFVEWSQALLLATEGSSGQGAPDRGQRAPALALALTHQPRSPANGQPPLGSLQALVREVWLDKPRYDAAERGFYEALFDGHPPGKVRLQERASQAENAKRARRDRRARNATGSKRAELRRAEGGVPSSALPYWYFLHKDAEPPWLSKPTYDSAECRHHAAEALRVAWRLESTALVHRPSARSGPSMSSLRPNRKMATNFLVHEKIWFDKFKYDDAERKFYEQMNGPVTGSSRQSSGPGASSGPSGDHSELVTRIASLEVENQSLRGVVQDLQQAIAKLEARLGVLEKSSPAHRATAPQTQHVSPMRQAEPPARKAAAAEDDEDDDIDLFGSDEEDDKEAVRLREERLRQYAEKKAKKPALVAKSSILLDVKPWDDETDMAQLEACVRSVQLDGLTWGGSKLVPVGYGIRKLQIQCVVEDDKVGTDLLEEEITKFEEHVQSVDIAAFNKI
- the EEF1D gene encoding elongation factor 1-delta isoform X1; this translates as MRSGKASCALETVWEDKQKHGEAERPFQEHQAMRAPAAAQPLPAPVPAVNGPGPEDTGEAEAAAGSRGSPRRSHPGRQPLQKRKRSPKSRLGRADLALVGLSADHVWLEKPLFDQAESSYRQRLADLAAQAARPPALAPRGPCTHGSQVACHHVTWGIWVNKSAFDQAERAFVEWSQALLLATEGSSGQGAPDRGQRAPALALALTHQPRSPANGQPPLGSLQALVREVWLDKPRYDAAERGFYEALFDGHPPGKVRLQERASQAENAKRARRDRRARNATGSKRAELRRAEGGVPSSALPYWYFLHKDAEPPWLSKPTYDSAECRHHAAEALRVAWRLESTALVHRPSARSGPSMSSLRPNRKMATNFLVHEKIWFDKFKYDDAERKFYEQMNGPVTGSSRQENGASVILRDIARARENIQKSLAGSSGPGASSGPSGDHSELVTRIASLEVENQSLRGVVQDLQQAIAKLEARLGVLEKSSPAHRATAPQTQHVSPMRQAEPPARKAAAAEDDEDDDIDLFGSDEEDDKEAVRLREERLRQYAEKKAKKPALVAKSSILLDVKPWDDETDMAQLEACVRSVQLDGLTWGGSKLVPVGYGIRKLQIQCVVEDDKVGTDLLEEEITKFEEHVQSVDIAAFNKI
- the EEF1D gene encoding elongation factor 1-delta isoform X2, with protein sequence MRSGKASCALETVWEDKQKHGEAERPFQEHQAMRAPAAAQPLPAPVPAVNGPGPEDTGEAEAAAGSRGSPRRSHPGRQPLQKRKRSPKSRLGRADLALVGLSADHVWLEKPLFDQAESSYRQRLADLAAQAARPPALAPRGPCTHGSQVACHHVTWGIWVNKSAFDQAERAFVEWSQALLLATEGSSGQGAPDRGQRAPALALALTHQPRSPANGQPPLGSLQALVREVWLDKPRYDAAERGFYEALFDGHPPGKVRLQERASQAENAKRARRDRRARNATGSKRAELRRAEGGVPSSALPYWYFLHKDAEPPWLSKPTYDSAECRHHAAEALRVAWRLESTALVHRPSARSGPSMSSLRPKKMATNFLVHEKIWFDKFKYDDAERKFYEQMNGPVTGSSRQENGASVILRDIARARENIQKSLAGSSGPGASSGPSGDHSELVTRIASLEVENQSLRGVVQDLQQAIAKLEARLGVLEKSSPAHRATAPQTQHVSPMRQAEPPARKAAAAEDDEDDDIDLFGSDEEDDKEAVRLREERLRQYAEKKAKKPALVAKSSILLDVKPWDDETDMAQLEACVRSVQLDGLTWGGSKLVPVGYGIRKLQIQCVVEDDKVGTDLLEEEITKFEEHVQSVDIAAFNKI